The genomic stretch GACGGCGGGGGCCGAACGCGCGGTGCTCAACGTCCCGCGTCGGGTGACTGCGTCCCCGCGTCGGGAATCCCACCATCGCCCGCGCCGCCATCCGGACGCGCGCCCTTGCAGCATGCCGGGACTTCCGCGAAGTACAGGGCCGCCTGGGAACAGAAGGCGCGGACCTCGCGGCGGTGGGCGCCGCAGCCCGTCACGAAGCGGCCGTCCTCGTCGCAGGTGGGCGCGGGTGCGGTGGTGGGGTCGCACACCGACAGGCTCACCGCGCACACGGCGCGGGAGCGGTAGAAGCGCGCGTCGCTGCGGTCGCCGGGGACGACGGCGCAGACGGTGCCCTGGTCGCAGCGCTGGAAGACGGGGCCGGTGGAGCAGGGCCCCACGGTGCAGGCCGTCTCGCAGTTGAGCGCCTCCGAATCGTCACAGCGGGGAGCTTCGGCGCAGAGGTCCGCGTCGGAGCAGGCGGAGAGGAACAGGGCGAGCAGGAGCGTGGGCAGGTGGCGCGGCAAGGGGGCCTCGGGCGGTCAGGTGAAGCGCTCGAGGAAGTTCAGCAGGATTCGCGGCCCGGCGGGAGTGGGACGAAGCCCGGACAAGAGCCGGGGCACGCACTGCCCCGGGCGCTCGCCGCGCGAGACGGCCTCCGCCTCCAGCCCCTCGCACCGCGCCTCGATGACGGCCCGCAGCGCCTCCGGGGGGGCCTCCGGGTGGAACTGCACGCCGCGCACGTTCGCGCGGAAGGCCAGCGCCTGCGCCGCGGTGTTGCGGTTGCCCGCGAGCACCCGCGCGCCCTCCGGCACCTGGATGACGACGTCCTCGTGCGTGGCCTGCGCCTCGAAGTGCTCGGGGACGCCGTCGAAGAGCGCGTCCGCGCGCCCCGCGTCGGTGAGGGACACCGTGACGGTGCCCGTCTCGCGGCCCTCGGGGTTGCGCGCCACGTGGCCGCCATAGGCCCGCGCGAGCAGTTGGTGGCCGAAGCACACCCCCAATACCGGCCTGCCGCGCTCGGCCGCGGTCAACATGAAGTCCGCGGCGCGCGTCATCCACGGCGCCAGCTGCGTCACCGACAGCGGCGAGCCCGTCATCAGCACCGCGTCATACCCGGAGGCATCCGGGGGCAGTGGCGCGTCCCGATGCACAGGCAGGATGTCGAAGCGATAGCCCGACAGTCCAATGGTGCGCAGGAACCACTGCTCATAATCACCCACCGAGCGACGCACGTGCTCCGCCGCGTCTCCGGCTTTCAGCAACAAGACGTTCTTCACCCGGGAAGGTTGCCGCATCTGGACGCCATTCCTACCCTGTCGCTCCATCTGTGTCCGCTCCTGGCCAGTTCATCCGGAACGCTCCCCAGCTCTCCCGAGGAACCCCCATGCTTGACGCACGCTCGCTCACCCCACGGCTGCCCGTCCCGCAACTCCTCATCGACGGGCAGGGGGTCGACCCCGTCGAGGGGGGGATGCTCCCGGTGGTGAATCCCGCCACCGGCGAGAAGGTGTGCGACGTGCCGAGCGCCACCGCCGCGGACGTGGACCGCGCGGTGAAGGCCGCCCGGCGCGCCTTCGAGTCCGGCCCGTGGAGCCGCATGTCGGCGCGCGAGCGCGGCAAGCTCATCCGCAAGCTGGCGGACCTGCTGTGGCAGCGCCGCGAGGAGTTCGCGCTCGTCGAGTCGCTCAACAACGGCAAGACGTTCCGCGACGCCATCCGGGGCGACGTGGCGCCCGGCGCGGGCACGCTGTCGTACTTCGCGGACTGGGCGGACAAGATTCACGGCGAGGTGCTCCCCGTGGACGGCCCCTTCCACACGTACGTGCTGAAGGAGCCGGTGGGCGTGGTGGGCGCCATCGTCCCGTGGAACTACCCCACGTGTCTGTTGTGCTGGAAGCTGGGGCCCGCGCTGGCGGCCGGCTGCACGGTCGTCGTGAAGCCCTCGGAGATGACGCCGCTGACGGCGATGAAGCTGGGCGCGCTCGCGCTGGAGGCGGGCATCCCGCCCGGCGTCCTCAACGTGGTGACGGGCTACGGCGACCCCGCGGGCGAGGCGCTCGCGCGCCACCCGGACGTGGACAAGATTTCGTTTACCGGCTCCGGCCGCACCGCGCGCCGGCTGATGCAGGCGTCGGCGGGCAGCAACCTGAAGAAGCTGACGCTGGAGCTGGGGGGCAAGAGCCCGCAGGTCATCTTCCCCGACGCGGACATGGACCGCGCGGTGGAGGCGTGCTTCTGGGGCATCTTCGGCAACAAGGGTGAGACGTGCAACGCGGGCAGCCGCGTGCTCGTGCACGAGCGCGTGTACGACGACTTCGTGGGCCGGCTGGCGGAGCGCGCGAGCAAGCTGCGCGTGGGGGACCCGCTGGACCCGAATACGGAGATGGGCGCGCAGGTCAGCCAGCGGCAGCTCGACACCATCCTCGGCTTCGTGGAGAGCGGCAGGCAGCAGGGCGCCAGGCTGCTGGCGGGGGGCGCGCGCGACACGGAGGGCGCCAAGGCGAAGGGCTACTTCATGCGGCCCACCATCTTCGGCGACGTACGGCCGGACATGCGCATCGCCCAGGAGGAGATCTTCGGGCCGGTGCTGGCGTGTCTGCGCTTCCGGGACGACGCGCACGCGGTGGAGCTGGCCAACGGCACGCTCTACGGCCTGGCCGCGTCGCTGTGGACGCACGACGTGGCGAAGGCGCACGCGCTGGCGCGCAAGCTCAAGAGCGGCGTGGTGTGGATCAACTGCTTCAACGAGTTCGACGATGCCGCTCCGTTCGGCGGCTACAAGGAGTCCGGCTGGGGCCGTGATTTGTCCCACCACGCGCTGGAGGGCTACCTCCAGTGCAAGGCGGTGTGGACGCGGCTGCCGACGGACACCTGAGCAGACAGAGCGCTTCACCTCACGCAGGAAGGAAGGTCCCGATGCCGACGCGTCCCAAGGCGAAGGTCCTCACGCATCCGGCCGTGGCTCGCAGGGCTCGCGCGAAGGAGCGCGGAGGGGCGGTACGTGGCGCGTCCGGCCGGGAGGCGCATGGCACCGACACGTTGAAGCGCTGGCTGGACGACCATGGCGCGAGGAACGTGAAGGTGGCCGCCATGGACATCGACGGTGTCTGGCGCGGCAAGTACATCTCCGTGGAGAAGTTCCTGAGCGCGGTCAAGGGAGGGCTGGGCTTCTGCGACGTCGTCTTCGGCTGGGACCTGGGCGACGAGCTGCTCGACAACACCCAGGTGACGGGCTGGCACACCGGCTATCCGGACGCGCACGCGACGGTGGATGTGTCCACCGGCCGCATGATTCCGTGGGAGCCGGACACCGCGGCCTTCCTGCTGGACTTCGTCAACGCGGACGGCACGCCCTTCGAGGCCAGCCCCCGACAGCTCCTCCACAAGGTCGCCGCCCGCGCGCGCAAGCTGGGCTACCTGCCGCGCTTCGGCGCGGAGTACGAGTTCTTCATCTTCAAGGAACAGCCGCACACCTTGAAGGAGAAGGGCTTCCACGACCTCACGCCGCTGACGCCGGGCATGTTCGGCTACTCGTGGCTGCGCACGTCGCTCAACGCGCCGCTGGTGCACGCGCTCATCGACGGGTGCAACGGCTTCGGCCTGGACATCGAGGGCTTCCACACGGAGACGGGGCCGGGCGTGTTCGAGGCGGCCATCCGCTACGACGACGTGGAGCGCTCGGCGGACAAGGCGGCGCTGTTCAAGACGGTGGTGAAGGAGATCTGCGCCCGGCATGGGCTCACCGCGTGCTTCATGGCCAAGGTGAACGCGAAGCTGCCGGGCTGCTCCGGCCACGTGCACCAGTCCCTGTGGGACCTCAAGGGCGAGCACAACCTCTTCCACGAGGAGGGCGCGCCCCACGGGATGAGCCGGTTGATGCGCCACTACATCGGCGGGCAGCTGGAGCTGATGCCGGAGCTCACCGCGCTCTACTGGCCCACCATCAACAGCTACAAGCGCAGCGTGGAGAACACCTGGGCGCCCACCACCGCGACGTGGGGCCTGGAGAACCGCACCTGCGCGGTGCGCGTCATCGGCGAGAGCGCCAAGGCGATGCGCATCGAGTACCGGCAGCTGGGCGCGGACATGAACGCGTACATCGGCATGGCGGCCAGCCTCGCCGCGGGGCTGTGGGGCATCGAGCACGAGGTGGAGCCGCCCCCGGCGTGCAACGCCAACGCGTACGCCATCCGCGACGCGGCGCCGCTGCCTCGCAACCTCAAGGAGGCCGTGGCGCTGCTCAAGGACAGCGAGCGCGCCCGCGCGCTCCTGGGCGAGGGCTTCGTGGACCACTTCGTGCGCACGCGCGAGTGGGAGGTGCGCCAGTACGAGCGCGCCGTCACCAACTGGGAGCTGGAGCGCTACCTGGAGCTCATCTGAGGAGCCCCGAGCGAGGAGAAGCGTGATGAAGCCGTTCGACATCCCCACCGAGCCCCGCGTCACCGAGATGGCGTGGCCCACCCGCATCGTCTTCGGCGCGGGGGCGCTCCAGCGTCTGCCCGCGCAGGCGCGGCGCCTGAAGATGCAGCGCCCCTTGCTCGTCACCGACGCGGGCGTGGTGAAGGCGGGGCTGGCCACGCGCGTCCTGGAGGTGATGAAGGGCGCGGGGCTGGCGTGCGCCGTGTTCGACGGCGTGGAGCCCAACCCCACGGAGAAGGACGTCTTCGCGGGCCTCGAGGCCTACCGCGCCAACGACTGCGACGGCATCGTCGCGCTGGGGGGCGGCAGCGCGCTGGACGCGGGCAAGCTGGTGCAGCTGCTCACGACCCACGAACCCCCGCTCAGCCGGTATGACGACGCGAAGGGCGGGGACCAGTACGTCCGGGACGACCTGCCGCCCCTCATCGCCATCCCCACCACGGCGGGGACGGGCTCGGAGGTGGGGCGCTCGGGCGTGGTGACGCTGGAGGACACCGGCCGCAAGACGGTCATCTTCAGCCCGGCCCTGTTGCCGCGCGCGGCCATCGTCGACCCGGAGCTGACGCTGGGGCTGCCGCCCGGCGTCACCGCGGCCACCGGCATGGACGCCTTCACGCACTGCCTGGAGGCGTACCTGGCCAGCGGCTTCCATCCGCTCGCGGACGCGGTCGCCATCGACGGCATCCACCGCGTGGGGCGCTCGCTGGTGACGGCGGTGCGCGAGGGCTCGGACCTGGCGGCGCGCACGGACATGATGGTCGCCGCGATGGAGGGCGCCATGGCCTTCCAGAAGGGCCTGGGCGCCTGTCACGCCCTGGCGCACGCGCTCACGCCCACCTCCGGCGTGCACCACGGGCTCGCCAACGCCGTCGTGCTCCCGGTGGTGATGGAGTTCAACCGGGGGACGAGCACCGCGCGGCTGGCGCGCGTGGCGGTGGCCCTGGGCGACACGTCGAACGCCCGCGAGGAGGTGCTCGCGAGCAACGCCATCGACCGGGTGCGCAAGCTCAACGCCGCCATCGGCATCCCCGCGCGCCTGCGGGACGTCGGCGTGAAGGAGGAGGACCTGCCGCGCATCGCGGAGAAGGGCTTCCAGGACGCGTCCCACCTGTGCAACCCGCGCAAGGTGACGGAGGCCGACCTGCTGGCCATGGTCCGCGACGCCTGGTGAGGCGGAGGCATCGCCGGGGAAGGGGCTTCCCCGGCGGCACGGTGTCCTCAGCTGCCGTCCTCGGACGTGGTCGGCGCGCCCTCGGGGACGCCGCCGTCCTTGAGCACGGGGGCGCCGATGTCCTGGGCCGCGACGCCGCCGGCCTCGCCATTGGCGCCCGGGGCGCCGTCCTCGGGCGTGAACTCCAGCGTCTCCACGAAGACGCGGCCGGGCAGGCGCAGGTCCATGGCGTTGATGCGCTCGTTGGCGCGCAGGTCGTAGAGCTGCTGCGCGACGGGGCCCGCGGGAATCCGGTCGTCGGAGAAGAAGATGTAGACCTTCACCTTCCCTTCCTGGACGGGGACGCGGAAGCTGGTGTGCGCGACGGGCTTGTTCGCGTCGCAGCGGATGGAGCGGTTCTCCCGCGTCAGCGTCAGCTGCCGGATGACGCCCTTCTCCGACACCGTGAAGAGCATGCAGTACGGGAGCTGCCCGTCCCGGGGGACGACCTCCATCGTCGCGGCGCCCGTCTTGCGGACATCCGCGCGAGTGGGGCGGTCATCCCGTCCTCCCTGACAGCCCAACGCGACCATTGCCAGCAACCAGCTCCAGCGCTTCATGAGTCCCTCCGGGGGGCGTGGAAGAACCACCGTCCGCACGCCCCAGCCTACCGTGGTGGCTCGTACCCCGGGGAGAGCGCGCTGTCCCGTTCCCGGCCTCACGCACCCCACAACGATTGCCAGTACACACCCGCGCCGAGCGGGTACCCCCACGCACGCCCGGTCCGTCCCTCAGGAGGCGCCGAGCTTGCGCAGCGCCTCGAGCGCCTCGTCGAGCCCCACCACGAGGAAGAGCAGCAGCGTGGCGACGAGGGCGGCGTTGACGAGCCAGGTGTTGCGCAGCGGGCCCACCCAGTCGCGGCGGTTGTTCAGCCACAGCAGCGTCGCGGCGAGCAACGGCATGAAGAGCGCGCCCACCACGGCGTAGGCCAGCTGCGCCCGCTGCAGGGGCACCCAGAGCATGGGCAGCGGCACGAGCGCGAGCGCGACGAGGTACAGACGCCACGCCCGCGTGGTCCGCAGGTCCACTGACGCGGTGGATTTCTCCCGGCGGTGGATGCGCAGGAAGTCCGCGAAGAGGTAGGGGATGCCCTCCCAGACGCCGAGCAGGCTGGAGAAGACCGCCCCCCAGAAGCCGACGAGGAAGACCCAGTGGCCCGCCGGGCCGATGACGTCTCCCAGCCGCTGGGCGAGCAGGGTCGCCACCTTCAGGCCGCTGCCCTCCAATCGCAGCGTGGAGCCGATGACCACCATGGCCATGCCGAACAGGCCCGTCAGCGCATAGCCCACGGCGAGGTCGGCCTGGCAGGCGCGCAGGCTCATGGGCCCCTCGCGGCCCTTCTCGCGAATCCAGTAGCCGTACGACAGCATCGTCACCGTGCCGCCCACGCCGCCGAGCAGCCCGAGCACCCACACCGAGCCGCCCGCTGGGAGCGTGGGGAGGACGAGGCCTCGGGTCGCGGCGGCCCAGTCCGGCCCGGAGCCCACCGCGGTGAAGAGGACGGCGCCGAACATCAGGCCGATGCACGCGGCCATCAGCTTCTCGAAGAGCTTGAACCCGCCCAGCCCCACGAGCACGAGGCCGACGAGCGAGTGCAGCACGCCCCAGACGCGGCGCGAGGTCTCCGCGTCGCTGGAGAGCGGCCACAGCGCGTCCCCGGCCGCGCCGCACGCGGAGATGAGCGCGCCCCCCGTGAAGAAGCTCCAGCCCAGCAGGTAGACGAGGAAGACGTTGCGCAGCCCCGTGCCCAGGCGCGCCCAGCCCTCCAGCACCGTGGTGCCCGTGGCGAGCTGCCAGCGCGCGATGCCCTCGTTGAGGAAGCCCTTGAGCACCGAGCCGACGACGGCCGCCCAGAGGATGCTCACGCCCACCGCGGAGCCGCCGAGGCTGGCGGTGAGCAGGTCTCCGGCGCCCACGCCCGTGGCGGCCACGAGGATGCCGGGGCCGAAGCGCGCCATCAGCCCGGGTTTGCCGGTGCCCGTGGCGAGAGAGGGGGCGTTGCCTTCCATGACCGGGGGACGCTACCACCCCCGGTCGAGCCGTATCTCCACCTCTCCCGCGCAATCCCCAGGGGCAGGCGGGGGCCGCCCCCCGAGCCGAGCTGGCCCTCCAGGGTCTTCGGGAGAAGCGCCCGGCGTCCATTCCCGGGAGCCTCGCTTCGTGTGACGGACGGGCCCGCGTTTCGTGCCCGGGACGCGTCGTATCAAGGCTCCCGCGGCAGTTCCGCCTCGATGAGGTCCGCGGCCCGCTTCGCGCCGCCCTCGTCGCGCAGTTCGTCGCGCAGCGCGCGGGCCCGGGAGCTGATGGCCGCGTCCGTGGTGACGCGCTGGAGCGCGTCCCGCAGGGCCTCGACCGTGGCCTGCTCCGTGTCGAGCCGCACGCCCACGCCCAGCTCGACGATGCGGTCGGCGTTGGTGAACTGGTCCGTCGCCTGGGGCACGGCGATCATCGGCGTGCCGGCCCACAGGCCCTCCTGGGTGCTGCCCATGCCCGCGTGGGTGATGAAGGCATCCGCCTGCTTCACGACCGCGAGCTGTGGCAGCCAGGCGTGGACCTCGAAGTTGGCGGGGATGTCTCCCAGCTCCTCCCGCTTCACGTGCCGCCCGATGTTGAGCACGACGTGCCAGCCGGCCATTCCTCCGAACGCGGCCATGCATCGCCGGTAGAACGCGGGCTGGTTCGTGAAGGCCGACCCCAGGGAGATGAGCAGCACCTTCCCGGCGCCAGGTGGGCGGCTCCAGGTCTCCTGGTGCTCACGCTCGCCGAAGCACGGCCCGACGAAGGTGTAGCGCCGTGGGTCCACGCGGTCCGCGTGCGGCTGCATGGCGCGGGGGATGAGCACGAGCGAGCGCGGCGGCAGCCCGACGAAGAGGGTGGAGTCCGTCTCGCGCACGCCACTCTCCTTCAGCCACTCGGAGAAGCGGCGGTAGTGCTCGGCGCCTCCGGGGGCCGCGCGCAGGGCCGCCATCATCGGCTCCATCTCCTGCGTGTAGCCCTCCCACGCGACATACGTGGGCGACAGCTGGATGGCCGGGACGCCCCAGTTCTCCGCGAGGATGCGCGCGACATAGCCCGCGATGTCGTAGAGGAAGAGGTCCGGCCGGTCTTTCTCGTAGGCGGCGCGCAGCCGGGGCAGCAGCGCCCGCGCGTCATCGAGGAACACGTCGAACTGCGCGATGGGGGCCTCCGGCCATTCGCGCCCCGCCACGCCCTCGCGCGGCAGCGTGGACGGGTAGGGCACCAGCTCCGCCCCCGTGCGCGCCACCTGCTCCGCGAAGGACGGGTCGTTGGCGTAGGTGACGCGATGCCCCCGCGCCACCAGCTCCCGGATGACCTCCAGGCTCGGGTTCACGTGGCCGTGGGCCGGGATGCTGACCATCGCGATGTGGGCACGGCGTCGCATGCGCTGACTCCATTCAGGGGTAGAGACGAGACGGTTCGTCTCGCTAAGCAAGGTGCGCGAGGCGTGGCCTGTTGTCAAGACGAGACGTCGCGTATCGTTTCGGACGCGGTACGGTGGGGGGAATGGGTGAAGCGAAGACGCCGGACGCCTCCCGACGCAGCGAGCGTTCGAGGCAGGCCATCCTCAAGGCGGTGGTCGAGCAGGTGGGGGAGGTGGGCTACACGCGGCTGACCATCGAGGCGGTCGCCGCGCGGGCGGGCGTGGGCAAGCAGACCATCTACCGCTGGTGGCCGACGAAGGGCGCGTTGGTGCTGGATGCGTTCATGGCGCTGCTGGGCGAGCCCGCCATGCTCCCGGACACGGGGGACGTGGCGCGGGACCTGAAGGTCGTGATGCGCGCCACGCTCGTGGAGCTGGTCAATCCGCGGTTCGAGCTGCCCTCGCGCGCGCTGACGGCGGAGACGCAGATGGACCCGGCGTTGGCGAAGCAGTTCGTGGATGCGCTGATGCGGCCCAACCTGGAGGCCACGAAGGCGCGGCTGCGCGTGGCGCAGCGGGTGGGGCAGGTGGCGGAGGGCGTGGACCTGGACGTCGCCGTCGAGCTGCTGTTCGGGCCCGTCTATCACCGCTGGCTCCTGCGCACGGCGCCGCTCACCGAGCGCTACGCGGACACGGTGGTCGACTACGTGCTCGCGGCCCTGCGCCCCCCGGGGCCGCCGGGGAGCGCGGGCTGAGTGGCGGGGTGGCTCAAGGCAGGGTGGTGTTCACGCCGGGGCAGATGCCGGGCTTCATCTCGTCCGCGGTGTGGTGCACCTCCTTGTTGAGCTGCTCCTGGTGCTTGGGGTCCTGCGCCGTGTAGACGATGACGACGCCCTCGGGCGTGTCCTGGATGTGGGCGCTGGAGGGCATGGTGGGCGCCCCCGCGAGGCCGCCGCCGCCGCGACCGCTCTCGTCGCTCCCGAGCTGCTCCTCGAGCGGGCTGTCGCCCAGGTCCTCCCGCTGGGCCTCCTCGATGGGCGGCTCGTGCTGGACGCGCTGGGTGCTGGCGGCCTGCTGGTTCAGCATCCGCCGGCTGCGCTGCTGGAGGTCCGCCACCTGGGTGCTGTCGGGCGTGCTGATGATGAGCGCCACGCCCTCCGGCACGTCCTGCGCGCGGGCCTGGGCGCCGGGGACCTTCATGGGGCAGTTCTCGTCCTCCACGCTCTGTGCGTGGTGCTTCTTGTGGTGCTTGCCGCCCTGCGTGGCCTGTTCTGGCGGGGGGGCCTGAGCGGTGGTGGAGGACGGCGAGCTGGTGCCCTGTGGCTGGGCGGTGGTGGAGGACGGCGAGCTGGTGCCCTGGGGTTGGGCGGTGGCCTGCGCGCCCTTGGACTGGTCTCCTTTCTTGGAGCAGCCAGCGCTCACGCAGAGCGCCGCGGACACGGCGAGAATCGACGGAAGTCTGAGAAGACGCATGTGAGGCCCCCCTCTGGGCGTGGGTTCTTCGCGCGGAAGGTGGCCAGGGGTGTGGGGCGTCGGCAACGCGTCCGTGTCCGGCGTGGGCTCGGCGGCCCCGTCCCGCTGGAGGTCCGTTCTATCGAGCGGGCGACGTCGCGCGAGGCCGCGCGTTCATTGAGCAACAGGCAGGGGGCCGGGGCGGTCTCCCATTCCGTGGCCACCTCCGTCAGCATTCGTAGACCAGAGCTGACGGGGGAGGGTGTGCCCATGCGACGGCTGGCGGTGCTCGAACTGGATGGGACGCTGACGCCAGACCTGCTCGGTGGGTTGTTGATGCGAGAGCTGGTGGCGCGGGGTGTCTGCGCGACCCGTGAGGGCCAGCGTATGTTGGAGTTGCTGACGCGGCACCGTTCGGGGCAGCAGGGCGTCGCCGTCACCGCGGTCGAGGTCTATCAGGCCTTCGGGCGGGCGGTGGAGGGGGTGGCGGCCTCCGTGGTGGAGCGGGTGGCGGAGGTCGTCTGGAGCCGGTCGCGCGCGCGGCTCCATCCGTATGTGAAGCCGCTGGTCCGCGAGCTCGACCGCGAGGGATTCCTGGTGGCGCTCGTGTCGAGCAGCCCCATGGAGATGGTCCACCTGGTGGCGACGGAGCTGGGCATCGACATCTGCCGGGGCGCGGTGCTCGAGATTCGCCGCAATCGCTATACCGGGAGCATGTTGGAGGCGCCGGGGCTCGTGGGCGCCCGGCAGCGCATCCTCCTCGAACTGGCGGCGCTCCATCAGGCGAGCCTGCCGGATTCGCTCGCCATGGGGAACGCGGTGGCGGACGCGGAGCTGTTCGAACGGGTGGGGTTGCCGGTGGTCTTCGAGCCGGTGGAGGTCCTCGCGCAGCAGGCCGCGCAGCGCGGGTGGCCGGTGGTGCATCGGCATGACGTGCGCCAATTCCTGACGTCGCTCGTGGCGCGCCCGGCTCCTCGATGTGAGGTCGTCCGGTTCGCGCGATGAGCG from Myxococcus stipitatus encodes the following:
- a CDS encoding iron-containing alcohol dehydrogenase, coding for MKPFDIPTEPRVTEMAWPTRIVFGAGALQRLPAQARRLKMQRPLLVTDAGVVKAGLATRVLEVMKGAGLACAVFDGVEPNPTEKDVFAGLEAYRANDCDGIVALGGGSALDAGKLVQLLTTHEPPLSRYDDAKGGDQYVRDDLPPLIAIPTTAGTGSEVGRSGVVTLEDTGRKTVIFSPALLPRAAIVDPELTLGLPPGVTAATGMDAFTHCLEAYLASGFHPLADAVAIDGIHRVGRSLVTAVREGSDLAARTDMMVAAMEGAMAFQKGLGACHALAHALTPTSGVHHGLANAVVLPVVMEFNRGTSTARLARVAVALGDTSNAREEVLASNAIDRVRKLNAAIGIPARLRDVGVKEEDLPRIAEKGFQDASHLCNPRKVTEADLLAMVRDAW
- a CDS encoding Nramp family divalent metal transporter produces the protein MEGNAPSLATGTGKPGLMARFGPGILVAATGVGAGDLLTASLGGSAVGVSILWAAVVGSVLKGFLNEGIARWQLATGTTVLEGWARLGTGLRNVFLVYLLGWSFFTGGALISACGAAGDALWPLSSDAETSRRVWGVLHSLVGLVLVGLGGFKLFEKLMAACIGLMFGAVLFTAVGSGPDWAAATRGLVLPTLPAGGSVWVLGLLGGVGGTVTMLSYGYWIREKGREGPMSLRACQADLAVGYALTGLFGMAMVVIGSTLRLEGSGLKVATLLAQRLGDVIGPAGHWVFLVGFWGAVFSSLLGVWEGIPYLFADFLRIHRREKSTASVDLRTTRAWRLYLVALALVPLPMLWVPLQRAQLAYAVVGALFMPLLAATLLWLNNRRDWVGPLRNTWLVNAALVATLLLFLVVGLDEALEALRKLGAS
- a CDS encoding TetR/AcrR family transcriptional regulator; the encoded protein is MGEAKTPDASRRSERSRQAILKAVVEQVGEVGYTRLTIEAVAARAGVGKQTIYRWWPTKGALVLDAFMALLGEPAMLPDTGDVARDLKVVMRATLVELVNPRFELPSRALTAETQMDPALAKQFVDALMRPNLEATKARLRVAQRVGQVAEGVDLDVAVELLFGPVYHRWLLRTAPLTERYADTVVDYVLAALRPPGPPGSAG
- a CDS encoding aldehyde dehydrogenase family protein — protein: MLDARSLTPRLPVPQLLIDGQGVDPVEGGMLPVVNPATGEKVCDVPSATAADVDRAVKAARRAFESGPWSRMSARERGKLIRKLADLLWQRREEFALVESLNNGKTFRDAIRGDVAPGAGTLSYFADWADKIHGEVLPVDGPFHTYVLKEPVGVVGAIVPWNYPTCLLCWKLGPALAAGCTVVVKPSEMTPLTAMKLGALALEAGIPPGVLNVVTGYGDPAGEALARHPDVDKISFTGSGRTARRLMQASAGSNLKKLTLELGGKSPQVIFPDADMDRAVEACFWGIFGNKGETCNAGSRVLVHERVYDDFVGRLAERASKLRVGDPLDPNTEMGAQVSQRQLDTILGFVESGRQQGARLLAGGARDTEGAKAKGYFMRPTIFGDVRPDMRIAQEEIFGPVLACLRFRDDAHAVELANGTLYGLAASLWTHDVAKAHALARKLKSGVVWINCFNEFDDAAPFGGYKESGWGRDLSHHALEGYLQCKAVWTRLPTDT
- a CDS encoding HAD family hydrolase, producing MRRLAVLELDGTLTPDLLGGLLMRELVARGVCATREGQRMLELLTRHRSGQQGVAVTAVEVYQAFGRAVEGVAASVVERVAEVVWSRSRARLHPYVKPLVRELDREGFLVALVSSSPMEMVHLVATELGIDICRGAVLEIRRNRYTGSMLEAPGLVGARQRILLELAALHQASLPDSLAMGNAVADAELFERVGLPVVFEPVEVLAQQAAQRGWPVVHRHDVRQFLTSLVARPAPRCEVVRFAR
- a CDS encoding glutamine amidotransferase, with the translated sequence MRQPSRVKNVLLLKAGDAAEHVRRSVGDYEQWFLRTIGLSGYRFDILPVHRDAPLPPDASGYDAVLMTGSPLSVTQLAPWMTRAADFMLTAAERGRPVLGVCFGHQLLARAYGGHVARNPEGRETGTVTVSLTDAGRADALFDGVPEHFEAQATHEDVVIQVPEGARVLAGNRNTAAQALAFRANVRGVQFHPEAPPEALRAVIEARCEGLEAEAVSRGERPGQCVPRLLSGLRPTPAGPRILLNFLERFT
- a CDS encoding macrolide family glycosyltransferase, producing the protein MRRRAHIAMVSIPAHGHVNPSLEVIRELVARGHRVTYANDPSFAEQVARTGAELVPYPSTLPREGVAGREWPEAPIAQFDVFLDDARALLPRLRAAYEKDRPDLFLYDIAGYVARILAENWGVPAIQLSPTYVAWEGYTQEMEPMMAALRAAPGGAEHYRRFSEWLKESGVRETDSTLFVGLPPRSLVLIPRAMQPHADRVDPRRYTFVGPCFGEREHQETWSRPPGAGKVLLISLGSAFTNQPAFYRRCMAAFGGMAGWHVVLNIGRHVKREELGDIPANFEVHAWLPQLAVVKQADAFITHAGMGSTQEGLWAGTPMIAVPQATDQFTNADRIVELGVGVRLDTEQATVEALRDALQRVTTDAAISSRARALRDELRDEGGAKRAADLIEAELPREP
- a CDS encoding glutamine synthetase family protein, yielding MPTRPKAKVLTHPAVARRARAKERGGAVRGASGREAHGTDTLKRWLDDHGARNVKVAAMDIDGVWRGKYISVEKFLSAVKGGLGFCDVVFGWDLGDELLDNTQVTGWHTGYPDAHATVDVSTGRMIPWEPDTAAFLLDFVNADGTPFEASPRQLLHKVAARARKLGYLPRFGAEYEFFIFKEQPHTLKEKGFHDLTPLTPGMFGYSWLRTSLNAPLVHALIDGCNGFGLDIEGFHTETGPGVFEAAIRYDDVERSADKAALFKTVVKEICARHGLTACFMAKVNAKLPGCSGHVHQSLWDLKGEHNLFHEEGAPHGMSRLMRHYIGGQLELMPELTALYWPTINSYKRSVENTWAPTTATWGLENRTCAVRVIGESAKAMRIEYRQLGADMNAYIGMAASLAAGLWGIEHEVEPPPACNANAYAIRDAAPLPRNLKEAVALLKDSERARALLGEGFVDHFVRTREWEVRQYERAVTNWELERYLELI